In a genomic window of uncultured Flavobacterium sp.:
- a CDS encoding tetratricopeptide repeat protein, with protein sequence MNKFKIFSLALVASASVAKAQDINQAKKAIDAEQFDKAKSLLKSIIKAKPSDGEANFVLGNIYLNQAIVDSAKIYYLNGLEAADKKNLNYIGLGQLDLDAKNAAGAKANFDLAAKDMKRKDVNEFIYIGRAYMNSTNPDYTNAIAVLKRALLIEPQNATALLAIGDAYHGANNQNDAYKSYRDAFTADPTLLRAKMQLGVLLKGAKSYEEAIKAFNEVIALDANYGPVYRELAETYYKWARNKPSTQQVNYQKAISNYEKYLSLTDRSIDSRMRHADFLILVKDYKALEAEANKMIELDKVNPRIFRYLGYSAYENGNVEIAIKSLEDYVKVPTNKVIAKDYLYLGFAKIKKGTAADGVVDPAAFEAGLADIKKAVAMEPLAVEDLGDFGKELFTKKQYNQAAALYELSATNTESKNYLNDNVYYGISLYYANANKEKTAIDAAALAKADAAFDRVLVASPTYDEAYLYKGRINNLLEKDDLIIKNYQEYITRTSAKGAEELAKPATVKKIVESYNSIAASYANTDKAKAIEYFNKTLVLDPANAYATQSIKALK encoded by the coding sequence ATGAATAAATTTAAAATTTTTAGTCTTGCCTTAGTTGCTTCAGCTTCTGTAGCAAAAGCGCAAGATATCAACCAAGCTAAGAAAGCAATCGATGCTGAGCAATTTGATAAAGCAAAGTCATTATTAAAATCAATCATCAAAGCGAAACCTTCTGATGGAGAAGCTAATTTTGTTTTAGGTAATATTTACTTAAATCAAGCTATTGTTGATTCTGCTAAAATTTATTACTTAAATGGATTAGAAGCGGCTGATAAGAAAAACTTAAATTATATCGGATTAGGTCAGTTAGATCTTGATGCTAAAAATGCAGCTGGAGCTAAAGCTAACTTTGATTTGGCGGCAAAAGATATGAAACGTAAAGATGTAAATGAATTTATTTACATTGGTAGAGCTTACATGAATTCTACAAATCCTGATTACACAAATGCTATTGCAGTTTTGAAAAGAGCTTTGTTAATTGAGCCTCAAAATGCTACTGCACTTTTGGCTATTGGAGATGCTTATCATGGAGCAAACAATCAAAACGATGCTTACAAATCTTACCGTGATGCATTTACTGCAGATCCAACACTTTTGAGAGCAAAAATGCAATTAGGTGTTCTTTTAAAAGGTGCTAAATCTTATGAAGAAGCTATTAAAGCATTTAATGAGGTTATCGCTTTAGACGCAAATTACGGACCAGTTTACAGAGAATTAGCTGAGACATATTACAAATGGGCTAGAAATAAACCTTCTACTCAACAAGTAAACTATCAAAAAGCAATCTCTAACTATGAGAAATATTTAAGTCTTACTGATCGTTCTATTGATTCAAGAATGCGTCACGCAGATTTCTTGATCTTAGTAAAAGACTACAAAGCTCTTGAAGCTGAAGCTAACAAAATGATTGAGTTGGATAAAGTTAATCCTAGAATTTTTAGATATTTAGGATATTCAGCTTATGAAAATGGAAACGTTGAGATTGCTATTAAATCATTAGAAGATTACGTAAAAGTTCCAACAAATAAAGTAATTGCAAAAGATTACTTGTATTTAGGATTTGCTAAAATTAAAAAAGGAACTGCTGCTGATGGTGTAGTTGATCCTGCTGCTTTTGAAGCTGGTTTAGCTGATATTAAAAAAGCAGTTGCTATGGAGCCTTTAGCTGTTGAAGATCTTGGAGATTTTGGAAAAGAATTGTTTACTAAAAAACAATACAATCAAGCTGCAGCTTTATATGAGTTAAGCGCAACTAATACAGAATCTAAAAATTATTTAAACGATAATGTATACTACGGTATTTCACTTTACTATGCAAATGCAAATAAAGAGAAAACGGCTATTGATGCTGCTGCTTTAGCGAAAGCTGATGCTGCATTCGACAGAGTTTTGGTTGCTTCTCCAACATACGATGAAGCTTACTTATACAAAGGAAGAATCAATAACTTGTTAGAGAAAGATGATTTAATCATTAAAAACTACCAAGAGTATATCACTAGAACATCTGCTAAAGGAGCTGAGGAACTTGCAAAACCTGCAACTGTTAAAAAGATCGTAGAATCTTATAATAGTATTGCAGCAAGTTATGCTAACACTGATAAAGCTAAAGCTATTGAGTATTTCAATAAAACTTTAGTTTTAGATCCAGCGAATGCTTACGCAACACAATCTATAAAAGCTTTAAAATAA
- a CDS encoding putative metal-dependent hydrolase: MEKLDLEKLKYPIGKFQAPQEYSIEYIADKIAEIESFPEKLKKETIHLTDERLDTPYRPGGWTVRQVIHHCAESHMNCYIRLKWALTENNPVIKAYDEVLWSELNDNLNMPIQPTLTLLEGLHFRLGYIMKNLSESDLEKSFIHPENNSEYRIKQIIGSYAWHGNHHLAHITTLKKHKNWK; this comes from the coding sequence ATGGAAAAATTAGATTTAGAAAAATTAAAGTATCCTATAGGGAAATTTCAAGCTCCGCAAGAATATTCTATTGAATATATTGCTGATAAAATTGCAGAAATCGAGTCTTTTCCAGAAAAATTAAAAAAAGAAACGATTCATTTAACTGATGAGCGACTAGACACACCATATCGTCCCGGCGGATGGACTGTTCGACAAGTGATTCATCATTGTGCAGAAAGTCACATGAATTGTTATATAAGATTAAAATGGGCTTTGACCGAAAATAATCCAGTGATAAAAGCGTATGATGAAGTATTGTGGTCTGAATTAAATGACAATTTAAATATGCCAATTCAACCCACTTTAACTTTATTAGAAGGTTTACATTTTAGACTTGGCTACATAATGAAAAATTTATCAGAATCGGATTTAGAAAAATCATTTATTCATCCGGAAAACAATTCGGAATATCGAATAAAACAAATCATTGGGAGTTACGCCTGGCACGGAAATCATCATTTGGCACATATTACGACTTTAAAAAAACACAAAAACTGGAAATAA
- a CDS encoding FtsX-like permease family protein: MNLEYFIAKRLITAKDYKSSISSPIIKIAISAIAIGIIMMLVSVATGIGLQQKIRDKVSAFNGQVIISNYDNNNSEVTLVPISKKQDFYPNFKSVPEVKHIQAIASKAGIIRTESAFEGIIFKGVGADYDWSNIKEYLVEGKLPNFSKDLNQEVLISRFLANRLNLKVGDNFNTFFVKEEQGKLPNIRRFKIAGIFNSGFQDFDATYVIGDIRHIQRINKWSPDQIGAFEVFVNDFGSIKQVGNQIYDQTPSSLDTKTIIEKYSYIFDWLQLFDFNIIVILAVMILVATINMVVALLVLILERTQMIGILKAMGANNWTVRKIFLYNAFYLIMRGLFWGNLIGISLLLIQQQFGVIALNPENYYVNQAPVYLNWTYIVLLNVLTVTVCFLVLLIPSYIITKISPVRAIRFE, from the coding sequence TTGAATTTAGAATATTTCATAGCCAAAAGACTAATTACTGCAAAAGATTATAAAAGCAGTATTTCATCACCTATTATTAAAATTGCTATTTCGGCGATTGCTATTGGTATTATAATGATGCTGGTTTCGGTTGCTACCGGAATTGGACTGCAGCAAAAAATACGTGATAAAGTTTCTGCTTTCAATGGGCAGGTAATTATTTCCAATTACGACAACAATAATTCGGAAGTAACTTTAGTGCCAATTTCCAAAAAACAAGATTTTTATCCCAATTTCAAATCAGTTCCCGAAGTAAAACATATTCAGGCAATCGCAAGCAAAGCCGGAATCATAAGAACCGAAAGTGCTTTTGAAGGAATTATTTTCAAAGGTGTCGGAGCAGATTACGATTGGAGCAATATAAAAGAATACCTTGTTGAAGGGAAATTGCCTAATTTCTCAAAAGATCTGAATCAAGAAGTTTTAATTTCGAGATTTCTTGCAAACAGACTGAATTTAAAAGTTGGAGACAATTTCAATACCTTTTTCGTAAAAGAAGAACAAGGAAAACTACCAAATATCCGCCGATTCAAAATTGCTGGTATCTTTAATTCGGGATTTCAGGATTTTGACGCTACATATGTAATAGGAGATATTCGCCATATTCAAAGAATCAATAAATGGAGTCCGGATCAGATTGGTGCATTTGAGGTTTTTGTAAATGACTTCGGAAGTATTAAGCAAGTAGGAAATCAAATTTATGATCAAACGCCATCAAGCTTAGATACCAAAACAATAATTGAGAAGTATAGTTATATTTTTGACTGGCTTCAGCTATTCGATTTTAATATAATAGTTATTTTAGCTGTAATGATTTTAGTGGCGACTATAAATATGGTAGTAGCTTTATTAGTTCTTATTTTAGAACGCACGCAAATGATTGGGATTTTAAAAGCAATGGGAGCGAATAATTGGACAGTTCGAAAAATATTTCTGTATAACGCCTTTTATCTAATCATGCGCGGATTGTTTTGGGGTAACTTAATAGGTATATCACTTTTGTTAATCCAGCAACAGTTTGGGGTAATCGCTCTTAATCCTGAAAATTACTACGTCAACCAGGCACCGGTTTATTTAAATTGGACTTACATTGTTTTATTGAATGTGTTAACGGTTACTGTTTGCTTTTTGGTATTGCTAATTCCTTCCTATATTATAACTAAGATTTCGCCAGTCAGAGCAATTCGATTTGAGTGA
- a CDS encoding substrate-binding domain-containing protein — translation MLKYSKVFGLVVFVFLFAMCNQKSKNESDKETILKGKMDITVDETVKPIVDDQVAVFEGTYYDAKITVKPKSEAEVINDLLNQKAKVVVTTRDLTKEELQRFEKSKVNPRVTPFATDAIALISNKNNNDTLIALKSVIDFMQGKADSKIKGLVFDNPNSSTVRYMKELAKVKEVPTKGVFSFKTNDEVIKFVSENDGMIGVVGVNWLSQPSANMVETIKKIHVLSVKGLNDDKYYDPSQSDIALKKYPLARDLFIINCQGYSGLGMGFASFIAGDIGQRIVLKSGLMPVRTPGRKLKIRSQIINDKE, via the coding sequence ATGTTAAAGTATAGTAAAGTTTTTGGTTTAGTTGTTTTTGTCTTTTTGTTTGCCATGTGTAACCAAAAAAGCAAAAATGAATCTGATAAAGAAACGATCTTAAAAGGAAAAATGGATATTACAGTTGATGAAACTGTAAAACCAATTGTTGATGATCAGGTTGCTGTGTTTGAAGGAACTTACTATGATGCTAAGATTACTGTTAAACCAAAATCTGAAGCAGAAGTTATAAATGATTTGCTAAATCAAAAAGCTAAAGTGGTTGTTACAACCAGAGATTTAACTAAAGAAGAATTGCAAAGATTTGAAAAAAGTAAAGTAAATCCTAGAGTTACTCCATTTGCTACAGATGCAATTGCTTTAATTTCGAACAAGAACAATAATGACACATTAATTGCGTTGAAATCTGTAATTGATTTTATGCAAGGCAAGGCAGATTCAAAAATTAAAGGTCTTGTTTTTGATAATCCAAATTCAAGTACAGTTCGTTATATGAAGGAACTTGCCAAAGTAAAAGAAGTACCAACAAAAGGTGTTTTTTCTTTCAAGACCAATGATGAAGTAATTAAATTTGTTTCTGAAAACGATGGGATGATTGGAGTAGTGGGAGTAAATTGGCTGTCACAACCTTCTGCAAACATGGTAGAGACGATTAAAAAAATTCATGTTTTAAGTGTAAAAGGTTTAAATGATGATAAGTATTATGATCCAAGTCAAAGTGACATTGCATTAAAAAAATATCCTTTGGCACGTGATTTGTTTATTATCAATTGTCAGGGGTATTCAGGTTTAGGAATGGGATTTGCTTCATTCATTGCCGGAGATATTGGTCAACGTATTGTTTTGAAATCTGGATTAATGCCAGTTAGAACACCAGGTAGAAAACTTAAGATTAGAAGTCAAATTATAAACGATAAAGAATAA
- a CDS encoding 7-carboxy-7-deazaguanine synthase QueE — MLSKEIQLEVNKGAMLPLMEEFYTIQGEGFHTGTAAYFIRIGGCDVGCHWCDVKESWNAELHPPTSVDLIVKNASSAADTVVITGGEPLTWDMTFLTQQLKNKNLKVHIETSGAYPLTGTWDWICLSPKKNKLPTQTVYDNAHELKVIIYNKHDFIFAEEQAELVNDKAILFLQPEWSKKEEMTPLIVDYVMNNPKWRVSLQTHKYLNIP; from the coding sequence ATGTTATCAAAAGAAATACAATTAGAAGTTAATAAAGGAGCGATGTTACCTTTGATGGAAGAGTTTTACACGATTCAGGGAGAAGGTTTTCATACAGGAACTGCTGCGTACTTTATACGAATTGGAGGTTGTGATGTAGGTTGTCACTGGTGTGATGTGAAGGAAAGTTGGAATGCTGAATTACATCCGCCAACAAGTGTTGATTTAATTGTGAAAAATGCTTCAAGTGCGGCTGATACTGTCGTAATTACAGGTGGAGAACCATTAACTTGGGATATGACATTCTTAACGCAACAATTAAAGAATAAAAATTTAAAAGTTCATATAGAAACCTCAGGAGCTTATCCGTTAACAGGAACTTGGGATTGGATTTGTCTTTCGCCTAAAAAAAATAAATTACCAACTCAAACGGTTTATGATAATGCGCATGAGTTGAAAGTGATAATTTACAACAAACATGATTTTATTTTTGCTGAAGAACAAGCAGAACTTGTAAATGATAAAGCAATTTTATTTCTTCAACCAGAATGGAGTAAAAAAGAAGAGATGACACCGCTTATTGTTGATTATGTAATGAATAATCCAAAGTGGAGAGTTTCACTTCAAACGCATAAATATTTAAATATTCCTTAA
- a CDS encoding class I SAM-dependent methyltransferase, with the protein MKDLFGKAMFDFHTNNSPENIITETSISEEDEMSVDYLFRSYDEMPKLEQKALQLATGKTLDVGCGAGSHSLSLQNDRNLDVTAIDISEKAIETCKLRGVKNTKVQNILDFEGEKFDTIILLMNGTGIFGKLENCNEFLTKLKSLLNPGGQILLDSSDIIYMFDEDEDGGKWIPSNNDYYGELVFNISYKGEKEEPFDWLYLDYNTLQNAAIANGLKCELILEGEHYDYLAKLSI; encoded by the coding sequence ATGAAAGATCTATTTGGGAAGGCGATGTTCGACTTTCACACCAATAATTCGCCGGAAAACATAATTACAGAAACTTCAATTTCTGAGGAGGACGAAATGAGCGTTGATTATTTGTTCCGTTCTTATGATGAAATGCCAAAACTAGAGCAAAAAGCACTGCAATTAGCAACGGGAAAAACGTTAGATGTTGGTTGCGGAGCGGGAAGTCATAGTTTATCATTACAAAATGATCGTAATTTAGATGTAACTGCTATCGATATCTCAGAAAAAGCAATCGAAACATGTAAACTTCGTGGCGTAAAAAACACAAAAGTTCAAAATATATTAGATTTTGAAGGAGAAAAATTTGACACTATTATTCTTTTGATGAACGGAACTGGAATTTTTGGTAAACTAGAAAATTGCAATGAATTTCTAACTAAACTAAAATCTCTTTTAAATCCGGGAGGACAAATTTTACTGGACAGTTCTGACATCATCTATATGTTTGATGAAGATGAAGATGGAGGAAAATGGATTCCGTCTAATAATGATTATTATGGAGAACTTGTTTTTAATATTTCTTATAAAGGCGAAAAAGAAGAACCTTTTGATTGGCTTTATTTAGATTATAATACATTGCAAAATGCTGCAATCGCAAACGGACTTAAATGCGAACTTATTTTAGAAGGCGAGCATTATGATTATTTAGCTAAACTTTCTATTTAA
- a CDS encoding energy transducer TonB, with translation MKLDIIKNQWLDIVFEGRNKIYGAYELRKSNNKTTVRALIIGSIIFSFAVAAPLIASFLPDSSEEDANKDIKIATVKLPPKKEEVKPNQPPPPPPPPKVDQVKFVKPVVAKANEVTEDPPKIEELKDKKVGSETIKGDPDAVLTVDEPVGTGTAAVVEEDNQVYNTAGIEVKPDFPGGIEKFYKFVGNNYKTPEEEGLKGKVYVTFVVEKDGSLTDIKVLRDIGYGTGAEAIRVLKKCPKWTPGEQNGKKVRVLYSLPITIQSAE, from the coding sequence ATGAAATTAGATATAATTAAAAATCAGTGGCTTGATATCGTATTCGAAGGACGTAATAAGATATATGGTGCATATGAGTTAAGAAAATCGAATAATAAGACTACTGTTAGAGCTCTTATTATTGGTTCGATTATTTTTAGCTTTGCTGTAGCAGCTCCTCTTATTGCAAGCTTTTTGCCAGATTCTAGTGAAGAAGATGCGAATAAAGATATCAAGATTGCAACAGTAAAATTACCTCCTAAAAAAGAAGAGGTAAAGCCAAATCAACCACCACCACCACCACCGCCACCAAAAGTGGATCAAGTGAAGTTCGTGAAACCGGTTGTTGCTAAGGCGAATGAAGTAACTGAAGATCCTCCAAAAATTGAGGAACTTAAAGATAAAAAAGTTGGTTCTGAAACTATCAAAGGAGATCCAGATGCAGTTTTAACTGTTGATGAGCCAGTAGGTACTGGAACTGCTGCAGTAGTAGAAGAAGATAACCAAGTATATAACACAGCTGGTATCGAAGTAAAACCAGACTTCCCTGGAGGAATTGAGAAATTCTACAAATTCGTAGGAAACAATTACAAGACTCCGGAAGAAGAAGGTTTAAAAGGTAAAGTTTACGTTACGTTTGTAGTTGAAAAAGACGGTTCATTAACCGACATTAAAGTTTTAAGGGATATCGGTTACGGTACAGGAGCAGAAGCAATTCGTGTTCTTAAAAAATGTCCAAAATGGACTCCCGGCGAGCAAAATGGTAAAAAAGTTAGGGTTCTTTACTCTCTTCCTATTACTATTCAATCTGCAGAATAA
- a CDS encoding biopolymer transporter ExbD: MAELNTGDGGGGKGGKVRSKKQNSKVDLTAMVDLAFLLITFFMLTTSLSKPQSMDLSLPDKDDDPTKNKDIKVDENRTMTVILGENNKMIYYMGLLASPIAGPKDITYGKDGIRREVLKRKKSVLEYSTALGKPKNGIIVIIKPTKKSTYRNLVDMLDEMAIAGVDTYAIVPEFSPEETKLIEKK; encoded by the coding sequence ATGGCTGAATTAAATACCGGCGACGGTGGTGGCGGAAAAGGTGGTAAAGTAAGAAGTAAAAAGCAAAATTCTAAGGTCGATTTAACGGCGATGGTGGATTTGGCGTTCTTATTGATCACATTCTTTATGTTAACCACATCGTTGTCAAAACCTCAATCGATGGATTTGTCGTTGCCTGATAAAGACGATGATCCTACTAAGAATAAAGATATCAAAGTAGATGAGAATCGTACGATGACAGTAATATTAGGAGAGAACAATAAAATGATCTATTATATGGGATTATTAGCGTCTCCTATTGCTGGGCCTAAAGATATTACATATGGTAAAGATGGAATCCGTAGAGAAGTTCTAAAAAGAAAAAAATCTGTTTTAGAATATTCTACAGCTTTAGGGAAACCTAAAAACGGAATTATCGTTATTATCAAACCAACGAAAAAATCAACTTATCGTAATTTAGTTGATATGTTGGATGAAATGGCGATTGCGGGAGTTGATACTTATGCAATTGTTCCTGAGTTTAGTCCAGAAGAAACTAAATTGATAGAGAAAAAATAA
- a CDS encoding YkgJ family cysteine cluster protein produces MKQILNNLNKLAKDKHIENKKYFDKLKKKQPKNLDYVMQDLHDAEFKKTDCLQCANCCKTTGPLFTLADIERISKSFRQKPQQFIEQYLRIDEDKDYVLKSVPCTFLDNENYCMIYDVRPKACREFPHTDRKKFHQITDLTLKNVAICPAAYNIVEEMKKKLPL; encoded by the coding sequence TTGAAACAAATTTTAAATAACTTAAATAAGTTAGCCAAAGATAAGCATATCGAAAACAAAAAGTATTTTGATAAGCTGAAAAAGAAACAACCCAAGAACTTGGATTATGTTATGCAGGATTTGCATGATGCTGAATTTAAAAAAACGGATTGTTTGCAATGCGCCAATTGTTGTAAAACAACTGGGCCATTATTTACTTTGGCAGATATCGAAAGAATTTCAAAATCTTTCAGACAAAAGCCACAGCAATTCATTGAGCAATATCTTCGAATCGATGAAGACAAAGATTATGTTTTAAAAAGTGTTCCATGTACTTTTCTGGATAATGAGAATTACTGTATGATTTATGATGTTCGCCCAAAAGCATGTCGTGAATTTCCGCACACAGACCGAAAAAAATTCCATCAAATAACAGATCTTACGCTTAAAAATGTTGCTATTTGTCCAGCAGCTTATAATATTGTAGAAGAAATGAAAAAGAAACTTCCTTTATAA